The following are encoded in a window of Natronoarchaeum philippinense genomic DNA:
- a CDS encoding cation:proton antiporter, producing MSIHVSLDVVALIAAIVGLGVGAQLLAAKYRVPSVLFLILTGIAIGPEGLRLIPPDAAGDALSTIVGVSVAIIIFEGTFRLEYEAIWKTSTAVGRMITIGAIVAFVGTALTVRLLLGASWDIAFLTGALLVATGPTVIAPILAVVPVREEVATTLEVEGIVNDVTAAVLAVVLFKAMTAQQLAPGGYVWLFTQRLATGVIVGFVVAGGVWYLLTQVEHPSETAPQTARLLALAGAVIAFAAADSVFSEAGIVAAATAGSVLGSFELPYEEGILQFMQDVTLLVLSFVFITLAALLEFDELLALGVAGLAVVAVLMAVIRPLAVFVSTVGVGFTTNERLFVSFVGPRGIIPASVATLFAVRLRTAAPPSDPSGANVLLGTVFLVILVTVVIEAGLARQIASVLGVTESEH from the coding sequence GTGTCCATTCACGTCAGCCTCGACGTCGTCGCCCTCATCGCGGCCATCGTCGGCCTCGGTGTAGGGGCGCAGTTGCTCGCCGCGAAGTACCGCGTGCCGAGCGTGCTGTTTCTCATCCTCACGGGCATCGCCATCGGTCCCGAGGGGCTCAGGTTGATACCGCCTGACGCCGCCGGCGATGCGCTCTCGACCATCGTCGGCGTGAGCGTCGCCATCATCATCTTCGAGGGAACGTTTCGCCTCGAGTACGAGGCCATCTGGAAGACGTCGACGGCGGTCGGCCGGATGATCACGATCGGAGCGATCGTCGCGTTCGTCGGGACGGCACTGACCGTGCGCCTGCTGCTGGGAGCGAGTTGGGACATCGCGTTTCTCACCGGTGCACTGCTGGTTGCCACCGGACCGACGGTCATCGCGCCGATTCTCGCAGTGGTTCCCGTTCGTGAGGAGGTTGCCACGACGCTCGAAGTCGAAGGGATCGTCAACGATGTCACGGCCGCGGTGCTGGCGGTCGTCCTGTTCAAGGCCATGACGGCCCAGCAGCTCGCACCGGGTGGGTACGTGTGGCTCTTCACACAGCGTCTCGCGACGGGGGTGATCGTCGGATTCGTCGTCGCCGGGGGTGTCTGGTACCTCCTTACGCAGGTTGAACACCCATCCGAGACCGCGCCGCAGACGGCCCGACTGCTCGCGTTGGCTGGAGCCGTCATCGCGTTCGCCGCTGCTGACTCGGTGTTCTCGGAGGCCGGGATCGTGGCTGCAGCCACGGCAGGCTCCGTCCTCGGAAGCTTCGAGCTACCCTACGAGGAGGGAATTCTGCAGTTCATGCAGGATGTGACGTTGCTGGTCCTCTCGTTCGTCTTCATCACGCTCGCGGCGTTGCTCGAGTTCGATGAACTACTCGCGCTTGGCGTCGCCGGACTGGCGGTCGTCGCGGTCCTGATGGCCGTGATCCGGCCGCTGGCCGTCTTCGTCTCGACAGTCGGGGTCGGCTTCACGACGAACGAACGACTGTTCGTGAGTTTCGTCGGTCCGCGTGGAATTATCCCAGCGTCGGTCGCAACGCTGTTCGCCGTCCGACTGCGGACCGCGGCGCCGCCGTCGGATCCTTCGGGGGCGAACGTGCTGCTGGGAACTGTCTTTCTCGTTATTCTCGTCACGGTCGTCATCGAAGCAGGCCTTGCAAGACAGATCGCCAGTGTGCTTGGGGTAACCGAGTCGGAGCACTGA
- a CDS encoding lamin tail domain-containing protein, whose protein sequence is MSHRRIAAILAVVGLVVLSGCVGGLGGSDTQGPSNATNPDGEVEVHVLNVGQGSSTLIVGPEGDTTLIDSGDWTDDGEDVIAYLEAQGISRIDHLLTSHPDADHIGGHAAVIEHFETERDGIGAVYDPGITSTSATYDSYLDAIEEHDVPLYESRAGDSLNMSGVTVQLLAPPEPYLAGGDRNENSLVVHVQFGASSFLLPGDGEAASEQYLQATYGDDLNSTILAAGHHGSYSSTSEAFLETVSPKAVVISSGYDSQYGHPHEEVLTRLADRSIPTVWTATHGTIVLTSNGSAVTVGTQYDAPTSGTELRAGDPAEPGTTTGITERFIIPAGGTATPLAPAEDGDTSAGSGDDDTDTNGSIASGALAVADINADADGNDNENLNGEYVAFENTGESSLDLSGWEVADEAGTTYTVPNGVTVDPGDQITLYTGSGTDSDSELYWGQSRAVWNNGGDTIIVRDDTDTLVIEEAY, encoded by the coding sequence ATGTCTCATCGACGGATTGCTGCGATTCTCGCGGTTGTTGGGCTTGTCGTGCTGTCTGGCTGTGTCGGCGGGCTTGGCGGGTCGGACACGCAGGGGCCGAGCAACGCGACGAATCCAGACGGGGAAGTCGAAGTGCACGTGTTGAACGTCGGGCAGGGGTCGAGTACGCTCATCGTGGGGCCGGAGGGAGACACCACATTGATTGACTCCGGCGATTGGACCGACGACGGGGAGGACGTCATCGCGTATCTCGAAGCGCAGGGGATCTCGCGGATCGACCACCTCCTGACCTCACACCCCGACGCGGACCACATCGGCGGACACGCTGCGGTGATCGAGCACTTCGAGACCGAACGCGACGGGATCGGGGCGGTGTACGATCCGGGCATCACGTCGACATCGGCGACGTACGACTCGTACCTCGACGCGATCGAGGAACACGACGTGCCGCTGTACGAGTCACGTGCAGGGGATTCACTCAACATGAGCGGCGTGACCGTCCAACTGCTTGCACCGCCGGAACCCTATCTCGCCGGCGGAGACCGGAACGAAAACAGTCTCGTGGTACACGTCCAGTTCGGCGCTTCGAGTTTCCTGCTCCCCGGGGACGGAGAAGCCGCGAGCGAACAGTATCTCCAAGCGACGTATGGAGACGACCTCAACTCGACAATCCTTGCGGCTGGACACCACGGAAGCTACTCGAGTACGAGCGAAGCGTTCTTGGAGACCGTGTCGCCGAAAGCGGTCGTCATTTCGAGCGGGTACGACTCCCAGTACGGACACCCCCACGAGGAAGTGCTCACCCGGCTTGCTGATCGGTCCATCCCGACGGTGTGGACTGCGACACACGGAACGATCGTGCTGACGAGCAACGGGTCGGCTGTGACAGTCGGAACACAATACGATGCACCGACGAGCGGGACGGAGCTCAGAGCTGGCGATCCAGCCGAGCCGGGGACGACGACCGGCATCACGGAGCGGTTCATCATTCCTGCCGGCGGAACAGCGACGCCGTTGGCTCCGGCGGAGGACGGAGACACCAGTGCGGGAAGCGGGGATGACGACACCGACACCAACGGGAGCATTGCTAGTGGAGCGTTGGCCGTGGCCGATATCAACGCCGACGCCGACGGGAACGACAACGAGAATTTGAACGGCGAATACGTCGCCTTCGAGAATACGGGCGAGTCGTCGCTCGATCTCTCCGGGTGGGAGGTCGCCGACGAGGCCGGGACCACTTACACCGTTCCGAACGGGGTGACGGTCGATCCGGGCGATCAGATCACGCTGTACACTGGCAGCGGAACCGATTCCGACTCGGAACTGTACTGGGGCCAGTCGCGTGCGGTCTGGAACAACGGCGGCGATACGATTATCGTCCGAGACGACACTGACACACTCGTGATCGAGGAGGCCTACTGA
- a CDS encoding DUF3006 domain-containing protein, which yields MDSRQLTGVIDRFEGDLAVVLLEADGDVVDETTVERDELPEDAAHANAVLSVTLAEDTVLDVTYDDEETTQREQDARERFDRLAERPPSDENDS from the coding sequence ATGGATTCGAGACAACTCACCGGCGTTATCGATCGGTTCGAGGGCGACCTCGCGGTCGTCCTGCTCGAAGCGGATGGCGATGTCGTCGACGAGACGACGGTCGAACGAGACGAACTTCCCGAGGATGCAGCGCACGCGAATGCGGTGCTTTCGGTCACTCTCGCGGAAGATACCGTCCTCGATGTCACGTACGACGACGAGGAGACGACACAGCGGGAACAAGACGCCCGAGAGCGGTTCGATCGACTCGCTGAACGACCGCCCAGCGACGAGAACGATAGCTGA
- a CDS encoding zinc-dependent alcohol dehydrogenase family protein, whose amino-acid sequence MQAAIYRGPGDIAIEDVPKPEVESPTDAVIRVTHTAVCGSDLWFYRGDNEPEPGSRVGHEPMGIVEAVGDDVTSVAPGDRVLAPFAISCGECEFCRKGLYTSCVEDESWSGDNGGAQGEYVKCPFADGTLVRVPDRYADDEDTLESLLPLTDVMGTGHHAAVSAGVSEGDTAVVIGDGAVGLCGVLAAQRLGAERIIAVGHHDDRLELAKEFGATETVTERGEDATERIEELTYGGANHVMECVGAASAMNTAIAAARPGGTVGYVGVPYGVDEEGLDVFSMFSDNIALRGGVAPVRDYAEELLSDVVQGTLDPSPIFTKTVDLDGVPEGYRAMDEREAIKVLVKP is encoded by the coding sequence ATGCAAGCAGCGATCTATCGCGGGCCCGGAGACATCGCTATCGAGGACGTTCCGAAACCCGAAGTCGAGTCGCCGACCGACGCCGTGATCCGCGTGACCCACACCGCGGTCTGTGGCTCGGATCTCTGGTTTTATCGGGGCGACAACGAGCCCGAGCCGGGGTCGCGGGTCGGCCACGAGCCGATGGGGATCGTCGAGGCGGTCGGCGACGACGTGACATCGGTCGCTCCCGGCGACCGAGTGTTGGCGCCGTTTGCGATCAGCTGCGGGGAGTGCGAGTTCTGCCGAAAGGGGCTCTATACATCCTGCGTCGAGGACGAGTCGTGGAGCGGCGACAACGGCGGTGCACAAGGCGAGTACGTGAAATGCCCGTTCGCGGATGGGACACTCGTGCGCGTTCCCGACCGGTACGCAGACGACGAGGATACGCTCGAATCCCTGCTCCCGCTGACCGATGTGATGGGGACGGGCCACCACGCCGCCGTGAGCGCAGGTGTAAGCGAAGGCGACACTGCGGTCGTCATCGGCGACGGCGCGGTCGGGCTGTGTGGCGTGCTCGCCGCCCAGCGTCTCGGCGCCGAGCGCATCATTGCGGTGGGCCACCACGATGATCGCCTCGAACTCGCAAAAGAATTCGGCGCGACGGAGACGGTCACCGAGCGCGGTGAGGACGCCACCGAGCGCATCGAAGAGCTGACCTACGGCGGTGCGAACCACGTGATGGAGTGCGTGGGCGCGGCATCGGCGATGAACACCGCCATCGCGGCCGCTCGTCCCGGAGGCACGGTTGGCTACGTCGGCGTTCCCTACGGCGTCGACGAGGAGGGCCTCGACGTGTTCTCGATGTTCTCGGACAACATCGCGCTTCGCGGCGGCGTCGCACCCGTCCGCGACTACGCCGAGGAGTTGCTGTCCGACGTGGTCCAAGGAACGCTCGATCCGTCGCCGATCTTCACCAAGACCGTCGACCTCGACGGCGTCCCGGAGGGGTATCGCGCGATGGACGAACGCGAGGCGATCAAAGTGCTCGTGAAACCCTGA
- a CDS encoding DASH family cryptochrome, with product MDTAVIWFRDDLRVDDNPTLVDALGDADVVVPLYVFDPRHRGETRYGTEKIGGHRARFRRESVTDLRASLRARGGDLVVRSGRADEVVPAIVHDVGADAMYAQTTPGTEERDAEAKVREALPEHTAFHTRVTHTLYHPDDLPTPPSQIEDTYTPWRKDVEGSDAAVRDPLDPPERVPTPDLDPGTVPTLSELGIDPPPEDDRAVLPFEGGESAGTRRLDAYLWERDCLREYKETRNGLLGADYSSKFSPWLAAGCLSPRRIHAEVDRYERERVANEDTYWLVFELLWRDFFQFQFHKHGAAFFEPTGIRNVEQSWRHDRAAFERWAAGETGVPFVDANMRELDRTGYMSNRGRQNVASFLADALEIDWRWGAAHFEAQLVDYDVASNWGNWAYQAGVGNDSRDGFFDVLSQAEYYDEDAAYVQTWLPELEALPPEYAHRPWRLSEDEQATYGVELGVDYPRPMLDVEARYEELGDG from the coding sequence ATGGACACGGCCGTCATCTGGTTCCGCGACGATCTCAGGGTCGACGACAATCCGACGCTCGTAGACGCCCTCGGCGACGCCGACGTGGTCGTCCCGCTGTACGTCTTCGATCCTCGCCATCGCGGTGAGACGCGGTACGGCACCGAAAAAATCGGCGGCCACCGCGCCAGATTCCGCCGTGAGAGCGTCACCGATCTTCGGGCGTCGTTGCGAGCACGTGGCGGCGACCTGGTCGTCAGGTCGGGCCGCGCCGACGAAGTCGTCCCCGCTATCGTACACGATGTCGGTGCCGACGCCATGTACGCCCAAACCACGCCCGGGACAGAGGAGCGAGACGCCGAAGCGAAGGTCCGCGAGGCGCTGCCGGAACACACTGCGTTTCACACTCGCGTCACCCACACGCTGTACCATCCCGACGACCTTCCGACGCCGCCCAGCCAGATCGAGGACACCTACACGCCGTGGCGCAAGGACGTTGAGGGGAGCGACGCGGCGGTCCGCGATCCGCTCGATCCGCCCGAACGCGTCCCGACACCGGATCTCGATCCCGGCACCGTCCCGACGCTGTCGGAGCTCGGCATCGACCCGCCGCCAGAAGACGACCGCGCCGTCCTGCCCTTCGAAGGTGGCGAGTCGGCGGGCACGCGCCGACTGGACGCGTACCTCTGGGAGCGGGACTGCCTCCGCGAGTACAAGGAAACGCGCAACGGGCTGCTGGGGGCCGATTATTCCTCAAAGTTCTCACCGTGGCTGGCCGCCGGCTGTCTCTCGCCCCGGCGGATCCACGCCGAGGTGGACCGCTACGAGCGAGAGCGCGTTGCCAACGAGGACACCTACTGGCTCGTCTTCGAGTTGCTGTGGCGCGATTTCTTCCAGTTTCAGTTTCACAAACACGGCGCCGCGTTCTTCGAGCCGACCGGCATCCGGAATGTTGAGCAGTCGTGGCGTCATGACCGGGCGGCGTTCGAGCGGTGGGCAGCAGGCGAGACGGGCGTGCCGTTCGTCGACGCGAACATGCGCGAACTCGACCGGACGGGCTACATGTCCAATCGGGGACGCCAGAACGTAGCGTCGTTTCTCGCCGACGCGCTGGAGATCGACTGGCGTTGGGGCGCCGCTCATTTCGAGGCGCAACTCGTCGACTACGACGTAGCCTCTAACTGGGGCAACTGGGCGTATCAGGCCGGCGTGGGCAACGACTCCCGGGACGGATTCTTCGACGTTCTCTCGCAAGCGGAGTACTACGACGAGGACGCGGCGTACGTACAGACGTGGCTCCCCGAACTGGAAGCGCTTCCGCCGGAGTACGCCCACCGTCCCTGGCGTCTGAGCGAGGACGAACAAGCGACCTACGGCGTCGAACTCGGCGTCGACTATCCTCGACCGATGCTCGACGTCGAGGCGCGATACGAGGAGTTGGGCGACGGCTGA
- a CDS encoding quercetin 2,3-dioxygenase, translating to MGTTQTTHMTPAVMSADEGEALWSVGALMLLKADAEQTDGAFTLVDHTAPPGYETPYHVHRREDEVFYVLEGEIDCYHGEDAENVARAGPGDTVFLPRDIPHGFRVAGDDACRMLVQVTPAGVEELFREVGTPAERLETPPPAELDAEALTEAAAEYDLEILGPIPA from the coding sequence ATGGGGACCACACAGACCACTCATATGACCCCGGCCGTGATGAGCGCCGACGAGGGCGAAGCCCTGTGGTCGGTCGGAGCGCTCATGCTCCTCAAAGCCGACGCCGAGCAGACCGACGGCGCGTTCACGCTGGTCGACCACACCGCACCGCCGGGCTACGAAACGCCCTATCACGTCCATCGCAGGGAGGACGAAGTGTTCTACGTGCTTGAGGGCGAGATCGACTGCTATCACGGCGAGGACGCCGAAAACGTGGCCCGAGCAGGTCCGGGCGATACCGTCTTCCTTCCTCGTGATATCCCCCACGGCTTTCGCGTCGCTGGCGACGACGCCTGTCGTATGCTCGTGCAGGTGACGCCAGCCGGCGTGGAGGAACTCTTCAGAGAGGTCGGTACTCCGGCCGAGCGGCTGGAGACGCCGCCGCCCGCCGAACTAGACGCCGAAGCACTGACCGAGGCCGCCGCCGAGTACGACCTCGAAATCTTGGGACCGATTCCGGCCTGA
- a CDS encoding HAD family hydrolase — protein sequence MTYDAVIFDNDGVLVERTDFDILREATRETFSQFGVTDLDPDHIDDMTVGATPRQVDAICDTYDLDPETFWRTRDGTLSRAQQAEIRAGRKPLYDDIGTLTDLDVEMGIVSSNQQETVDYVLDHFDISHQFATAYGREPTIESLDFRKPNPYYLEQALADIDADSALFVGDNESDIRAADNAGIDSAFIRRPHRSDWYLNSWPTWEIDSLEDLHGVVSA from the coding sequence ATGACATACGATGCCGTCATCTTCGACAACGACGGCGTCCTCGTCGAGCGTACGGACTTCGATATTCTTCGGGAGGCGACCCGCGAGACGTTTTCGCAGTTCGGCGTGACCGACTTGGACCCCGACCACATCGACGACATGACTGTGGGAGCTACTCCTCGGCAAGTAGATGCGATCTGCGACACGTACGACCTCGATCCGGAGACGTTCTGGCGGACTCGCGATGGCACGCTGTCGCGCGCTCAGCAGGCGGAGATCCGCGCCGGACGGAAGCCGCTCTACGACGACATCGGGACGCTGACCGACCTCGATGTCGAGATGGGGATCGTCAGCTCGAACCAGCAAGAGACCGTCGACTACGTGCTCGATCACTTCGACATCTCCCACCAGTTCGCCACCGCCTACGGCCGTGAGCCGACCATCGAGAGCCTCGATTTCCGGAAGCCCAACCCCTACTACCTCGAGCAGGCGCTGGCCGACATCGACGCCGACTCCGCGCTGTTCGTCGGCGACAACGAGTCCGACATCAGGGCCGCCGACAACGCCGGCATCGACTCGGCGTTCATCCGCCGTCCACACCGCTCGGACTGGTACCTCAACTCGTGGCCCACGTGGGAAATCGACTCGCTGGAGGACCTCCACGGCGTTGTCAGCGCCTAA
- a CDS encoding ATP-binding protein, with translation MPPSDDTNSPINASRTESPTTSSSLSEDSSNLPVPVDDSREYIQITPTETPLRPASTPKHFKRLHRIGTDTPPDGLVSQLRSLTSATADLPTVECLLFTDGSPDASLSYWFGVDNPAATSTLERVLRGIFPDSYEFEHRTVHPDHFEAMLTERSSETDGLERDALRAVEYVGNPDRRNDWQTRLTPFEAGQTDADDRVPLASVVETMAVHPGPLVYQALFQPKPDWSTQADERRLDIEAHSDTFGDTLTNTIVGAPDADDDIPYTAADEARLEELEAKDARHSFVVNARVVGVTPEDHPDSATFRELAGAFTELDRTTYEIDGRTRTGQDAETVANDLFTRTVHPPEARGLRNRLPWNDTPKGIVADPSEAPSFCLVGGPALTTAGARAISTTPGERTALPRPPTDILARYRDDGLVLGHPRTHDGSTDPEVLKLPPALQPMHVGWFGKTGSGKSTSLINAILDNHAATEGADILIDPKGDGMAIEYLRAHYATYGHVENVLYFDCAEMLPAFSFFDIRDELDAGVPRDTAVEDTVDHYIEILMQIMGRERFEQAVRSPDIIRYVLKAMFDPVHGDDAFSHRDFHSEIRTMHDRQSVHPVSDPDLERMLSGILNNGKRTFDKLMGGVSNRVEKIPADRRLARIFNHVADEDGPQFDLASHLDDDVVILFDTGGLRSEAQRVLTLVVLSNLWTALRRRKRRESNPGDNDDQTATSSQQSDDAPLVNLYVEEAASVAVSDLLKELLAQSRSFGCSITLAMQFPAQLKAHDGVYDEILNNISTFVTGNIPVDRRLAERLATEEMDAREVGNRLRALHRGQWLVSLPAPFDEPEPRPFLVESVAPPPGDPNGPAPLERTQEAVFESQLTELRTRTSETSGLTLGSPNTTGSADADGQTDAAVDSDVPSATTETPFKTTKRMPPTVEYDEPTDALCCTECENRYNPDIAGMKRAIECCSSLDEVDQDDVPICSVNLKLTPEERAAIGCTGTQLMFLQAVYNAQQLRYDPLEYDLTTDSMIRLQEYVGIDAADIEPLLDAELLRHDTDHPHRVYTVTPDGRSLIGESYRLGVDYGHGKGDLEESSQHVLAVEIARRYLCHEYLADPDSSVVDVLPYYDLDEVTLPASVFMGSDEEDVEDATDAYDQRRLDVAALDEEGKVVVAVEVERINNDVHRAVPDDFDKIADCGVEEAIWVVMKQRDGHKVLSALNDPVEGEPRVEKTYAKTTPPQQFNIDTPGLTAVYPVEWLRDSFAEASDQ, from the coding sequence ATGCCTCCCTCTGACGATACCAATTCTCCCATCAACGCCTCGCGTACCGAGTCACCGACCACTAGCTCGTCTCTGTCCGAAGATAGCTCGAACCTCCCCGTTCCAGTCGACGACAGCCGCGAGTACATTCAGATCACACCGACCGAGACGCCGCTTCGGCCGGCGTCGACGCCGAAGCACTTCAAGCGCCTCCACCGGATCGGGACAGACACGCCGCCAGACGGCCTCGTCTCCCAACTCCGCTCGCTCACGTCCGCCACAGCCGACCTACCCACGGTCGAGTGTCTGCTCTTTACAGACGGCTCACCCGACGCCTCGCTCTCGTATTGGTTCGGCGTCGACAATCCGGCTGCGACGTCAACACTCGAACGCGTCCTCCGGGGTATCTTCCCCGATAGCTACGAGTTCGAACACCGCACAGTCCATCCGGACCACTTCGAGGCGATGCTCACGGAACGGTCATCAGAAACCGACGGCCTCGAACGAGACGCACTTCGAGCGGTCGAGTACGTCGGCAACCCCGACCGCCGCAACGACTGGCAGACCCGCCTCACACCATTCGAGGCGGGTCAGACGGATGCCGATGATCGGGTTCCCCTCGCGTCGGTCGTCGAGACGATGGCCGTCCATCCCGGGCCGCTCGTCTATCAAGCGCTGTTCCAGCCGAAACCGGACTGGAGCACCCAAGCCGACGAACGCCGACTCGATATTGAGGCCCACAGCGACACGTTCGGAGACACGCTCACGAATACGATTGTTGGAGCGCCCGACGCAGACGACGATATCCCCTATACAGCGGCCGACGAAGCACGTCTCGAAGAACTAGAAGCGAAGGATGCCCGCCATTCCTTCGTGGTGAACGCTCGTGTCGTCGGCGTCACGCCCGAGGACCACCCTGACTCGGCCACGTTTCGAGAACTCGCGGGGGCGTTCACAGAACTCGATCGCACCACCTACGAGATCGACGGTCGAACGCGCACCGGTCAGGACGCCGAAACCGTGGCCAACGACCTCTTCACGAGAACTGTCCATCCCCCAGAAGCGAGGGGCCTCCGGAATCGACTCCCTTGGAACGACACCCCGAAAGGTATCGTCGCCGACCCAAGCGAGGCGCCCAGTTTCTGTCTCGTCGGCGGGCCAGCACTCACCACGGCAGGCGCACGAGCGATTTCGACAACCCCGGGCGAACGAACGGCACTCCCCAGACCACCGACCGACATACTCGCACGCTACCGAGACGACGGGCTCGTCCTCGGTCATCCGCGCACGCACGACGGCTCGACCGATCCCGAAGTCCTCAAACTCCCACCAGCCCTGCAACCGATGCACGTCGGCTGGTTCGGCAAGACGGGGTCGGGCAAGTCCACCTCGCTCATCAACGCGATCCTCGACAACCACGCCGCCACCGAGGGCGCCGACATACTCATCGACCCGAAGGGCGATGGCATGGCGATCGAGTACCTTCGCGCGCACTACGCGACATACGGGCACGTCGAGAACGTGCTGTATTTCGATTGTGCGGAGATGCTTCCCGCCTTCTCGTTTTTCGACATCCGAGACGAACTCGACGCCGGCGTCCCGCGCGACACGGCCGTCGAGGACACCGTCGATCACTACATCGAGATCCTGATGCAGATCATGGGACGCGAACGCTTCGAGCAGGCCGTTCGGTCGCCAGACATCATCCGCTACGTCCTCAAGGCGATGTTCGATCCGGTCCACGGCGACGATGCGTTCTCCCATCGAGACTTCCACTCGGAAATCCGGACGATGCACGACCGCCAGTCGGTCCATCCCGTCTCCGATCCTGACCTCGAACGCATGCTCTCGGGGATTCTCAACAACGGCAAGCGCACGTTCGACAAGCTCATGGGCGGCGTCTCGAACCGGGTCGAGAAGATCCCCGCCGATCGCCGTCTCGCGCGGATCTTCAATCACGTCGCTGACGAGGACGGCCCGCAGTTCGATCTCGCCTCGCATCTCGACGACGATGTGGTGATTCTCTTCGATACGGGTGGACTCCGGTCGGAAGCCCAGCGCGTGCTCACGCTCGTCGTGCTCTCGAATCTCTGGACGGCCCTTCGGCGTCGCAAGCGGCGTGAGAGCAATCCCGGAGATAACGACGACCAAACGGCCACTTCGTCCCAACAGTCCGACGACGCCCCGCTCGTGAATCTCTACGTCGAAGAGGCTGCGAGCGTCGCGGTCTCCGACCTTCTCAAAGAACTGCTCGCCCAGTCCCGAAGCTTCGGGTGTTCGATCACGCTTGCAATGCAGTTCCCCGCCCAGCTCAAAGCCCACGACGGCGTCTACGACGAGATCCTCAACAACATTTCGACGTTCGTCACGGGGAACATCCCCGTCGACCGCAGGCTTGCCGAACGCCTTGCGACCGAAGAGATGGACGCTCGTGAGGTCGGGAACAGATTGCGTGCGCTCCACCGTGGTCAGTGGCTCGTCAGCCTCCCCGCGCCGTTCGACGAGCCTGAGCCACGGCCGTTCCTCGTCGAGTCTGTCGCGCCGCCACCGGGCGACCCCAACGGCCCCGCCCCACTCGAACGCACACAGGAAGCAGTGTTCGAGTCACAGCTCACCGAGCTTCGCACACGGACGAGCGAGACGAGCGGGCTTACACTCGGATCGCCGAACACGACAGGCAGTGCTGACGCCGACGGCCAGACCGACGCGGCCGTCGATTCTGACGTTCCCTCGGCGACCACCGAGACGCCGTTCAAGACGACCAAGCGGATGCCTCCCACTGTTGAGTACGACGAACCGACGGACGCGCTGTGCTGTACAGAGTGTGAGAACCGATACAACCCCGATATTGCGGGGATGAAGCGCGCGATCGAGTGTTGTAGCTCGCTCGATGAGGTCGATCAGGACGATGTTCCGATCTGTTCGGTGAATCTCAAACTCACCCCAGAGGAGCGGGCGGCGATCGGCTGTACCGGCACGCAGCTCATGTTCCTCCAAGCAGTGTACAACGCCCAGCAGCTTCGCTACGATCCGCTCGAATACGATCTCACGACAGACTCGATGATCCGCCTGCAGGAGTACGTCGGAATCGACGCTGCCGATATCGAGCCGCTCCTCGATGCGGAGTTGCTTCGTCACGATACGGACCACCCCCATCGAGTGTACACGGTCACGCCGGATGGTCGATCTCTCATCGGCGAGAGCTACCGTCTCGGCGTCGATTACGGACACGGAAAGGGTGATCTCGAAGAGTCGAGCCAGCACGTGCTTGCCGTCGAGATCGCGCGGCGCTATCTCTGTCACGAGTACCTTGCTGACCCCGACTCGTCGGTCGTCGACGTGCTGCCGTACTACGACCTCGATGAGGTGACGCTTCCCGCCTCGGTGTTCATGGGCAGTGATGAGGAGGATGTCGAAGACGCGACCGACGCGTACGATCAGCGTCGGCTGGACGTTGCGGCGCTCGACGAAGAGGGGAAAGTCGTCGTCGCCGTCGAGGTCGAGCGGATCAACAACGACGTGCATCGTGCGGTTCCCGACGACTTCGACAAGATCGCTGACTGCGGCGTCGAGGAGGCGATCTGGGTCGTGATGAAACAACGTGACGGGCACAAGGTACTCTCGGCGCTGAACGATCCCGTGGAGGGCGAACCGCGCGTTGAGAAGACCTACGCGAAGACGACGCCGCCACAGCAATTCAATATCGACACGCCCGGACTGACGGCGGTGTATCCCGTTGAGTGGTTACGGGATTCGTTTGCGGAGGCCTCGGATCAGTAG